GAATATCCTGCTTCAACAACCTTTATCCTGATAGGCTTAGTAATTGGTAATCCTTGCCTGTAAGGCAGTTACACAAATGTTGGTAACATTGTgatccacccccgcccccaaataCTTTTGTAAAGAACTTTCCTTCCCCCTGAACTTTTCAGTAAGTAACTCATGCACACTCCCTTTTTGTaaaaaaagtaatgttttgaTCCATTACCATTGTCCATTCTGTTCAGCGGGAGCCCATTCGAGCTGGTTACCTCAGCACTTGgagcattttcttccttctggtgCAGgaagatgctccaggctcatctAGCACTTTACCTGCCCCAGACCTGGTTCCTTTAATGGGAAGTGGCACTTAGAAGTCATCTGAACACTAGGACTTGTTGCTTTTATAACATTTCAGTGGACTGTGGTAGGACATTTGCTTGCAGCAGTTATCTCCTCTGTGGCTTTGGCCACACCAGGCACTCCTCATTTTCAGTTACTCTCCTCTATCTCTTGACAAGGCAGGCAGTGGAGTGGTTTTCTCCTGTAACTGAGCTGAGGCTGCTCACAGCTTTTATCCTCTAACCTCAGCCTTCAGGGCCCCACATCATGTGTCTCTAGCTGCCACCCTGACTTATTCTGACCACTCCAAGCTCATTTCCGATTGAGAAGGTTTGTGCTTGCCTCTCCTTCACTATGGCACCTGCTGTGTGTAAGGGTACAGCAGAAATAGCAAGTTGACAGGGTACTTCCCGAGTTGTCTAGCATACGAGTGACCTCCTTCACAAGCCATCTTGTGACAGGCAGAGGGGATGTGGTGGTGTCATTCCCTACTGTTCCAGTGAGAAAATTACACTGTGATGAGTGCTCAGGAAGGGGCACAGAGCCAAGACTTTTCAATTGGCCCTCTTGCTCCAGTTTTTATTTCAGCTGTCCAGTTGCAGTGCCTGTGACTGGCCAGATTCCTCTGCTTACACTACAGTTCTTATTTTACAGTTTGTTGACATTGGAATAGTAACAAGTATTGAAATAAACCATAAACAAGTGGATGTTgcaaaaaaaggacaagaagtcTGTGTCAAAATAGAACCTATCCCTGGTGAATCTCCCAAAATGTATGGAAGACATTTTGAAGCCACAGACATTCTTGTCAGTAAGGTAAGTGCGTCCTTAAAGTGGCTCATTTTAAGAAAGTGGTGGGGGGTTCGGTGCTTCTGTGGTTACCTTGACGCAGTAGCACTGAGAACTGGAAGTTTGAACTTACACAGTCTGAGAGAACTGTATTCTTCGTTAGGGCAGGTCCGTGATGCGGCCTTGTCTTTGTTGAGGAAGGGGCCTCCTCAGAGAGTGCCCGCCAGGACTTGCAGAGTCTGCTCCTCTAAAAGGCAAATACTGCACTTGTATTTTGGctaaggtttctttttaaatgagcAGTAGCCGATGACAGGCATGGGCCacattttggggggcagggagcacatGGTGGTTACACTGTTGTTGACCTTGTTTGTGCCTCGGGCTTGCAGATCAGCCGGCAGTCCATCGATGCCCTCAAAGACTGGTTCAGAGATGAAATGCAGAAGAGTGATTGGCAGCTTATTGTGGAGCTGAAGAAAGTATTTGAAATCATCTAATTTTTCCACATGGGGCAGGAATTGGAATAAATGCAATATTATGTTGTAAAATCGCcaagaaaaaacagacaaaaatggaaCGGATGTATCTGGACACTGATGAACTTAagcatggaaggaaaaaaataggtgtATAAAATGTTTTCCATGAGAAACCAAGAAACTTACACTGGTTTGACAGTGGTCAATTACATGTCCCCACAGTTCCAATGTGCCTGTTCACCTGCCCCTTCCTTTCCCAACCCTTCTCTACCGGCTGCTGTTTTAAAGTTTGCCCTAACCcaaatttggatttttattaCAGATCTAAAGCTCTTTCAATTTTATACTGATTAAATCAGTAATGCAGTATTTGATTAACCAAGCTTCTGCAGATTTTGTGATTCTTGGGACTTTTTTGATGTAAGAAATACTTCTTTATTTACGCATATCCCTTcccacagtgatttttttccagcATTCTTCTGCCGTATACccttaggaattttttaaaatagaaaattaggcACTCTGATATCTGCTTTGTGTGAAACCATGGTATAAAGCATAGCTGGCTGCTATTTACTGCTTGTGTAGTCCGGAGAGTCCACTGTAATCAGCACAATTCTGAACtaccaataaagaaaacaaacagacatCCACCAGTGAGCTGTTAGGCCTTCATGCTAGCGTAGCTTCTCTCCATGAGTCATCAGCTTCAGTGTAATACCTCGTGTGCCAGCACATGAGCGTTAGAATTTTTGTACATCCATCATGCATAAGTTTCCTGATGGGGCAGTAAGTAGGGAGCTGATGGACTATTTGGGCTTATTGCTCCGAAGTTGTGGCAGAGACATCATGATTTGTTGTTGGCAGTAATTGGGTTTTAGCTAGTTTTCCAAAGAATGTGGGAAGTCCACACGAAAAATAAGATCTCTAGTATCAGACTACCTATTTATGTTGATAGCACAGCATTGAAGGCAATGGGAGGTGTTTGTCCCCAAGTATTCACTGGCATAggattataaattctattttccaAGGATTATGGTATAACCTAGCCTAGAAAAACACTATATACATCTGAAAATCTGTACCATTCTTCAATACTACTGAAGTTTCTCAAGGATGGTAGAAGCAGAGACAATTTTCCCAGGAAAAAAACTTAATATTcaattatgtgtgtgttttaatttaaaataagtaaagaagACTTAACATGCTCCTGTGTTCATGCTTGGGGAGAAGAATGACTGATTAAGATTATTTAGAAGCTTTACCCGGAACAAGCAGAATCCCAGTCTGGGACCTCTCAGGAATCTCAaagcttagcatggagcctgtgACAGTCTGGCTTGTAGGTTTCCTCAGcctttaaatataataaacagTGCAGGATTTGCTTCCTAAAGGAGTCACAAAAAGGAGCCTGTACAAAATATACATACAGTTCTTTATTAAACAACTGTAAACACTTCACTGTAAAAATCCATAAAActttataaacaaacattttGTAAATAGAATCTATACTACATTAAAGAACACAATTATTTACATGCAATACTGACAAATTTGGCActtattgaaaagaaatatacaaaacacttgcttaaaaagaaatttaaacttaGAAAAACTCCAAGCATTACTATCATGCACTTTGCAAATACCTCACAAGCACTTATGGCACAGCTAGCCGagagcatcaggctccctggtgagaCTTATGTAACTTTTAATGTGCTTCCATAAGTTTGTTGTAAAACCACCTGAACATTGTCAAGAATAAAGTCAAATGCCATGTTCCAAACCGATTCCACCGACTGCTGCATCAACCTAAAAGGCGGgttaagaaaaaaacaccagGTAAGACCAACGACGACTCCTGTGGGAATCAGTTCAAAGTATATCGTTAGGGTTTTAAACTGTATAAATCTCAAGGTGCACAACCTTTTGATCGTCATTTGGGATTCAAAATGAAGGGTACCCCACCTTTCAGTACCTCCACAGTTAGCGTAGAAGCTGCTCTATGCCTCACCGGAGTAGCTGAGTGAGATTCCCCATTTTACCTTCTGATAAAAGTATTGAATAGTtaccttttcatgtatttgataaCTAGGTCCAgtttttccaaatctttttcCTCTATTAGGTCAGTACAGTATTTCACAACTTGTAGAATGTCTTCTTCCATTGGATCTAAAGAGTCGGGGGGGAAACTCAAATAAGGACCAACCTCCTTCAGAAGAAGGCAGGCAGCTAGCTGCAGACATAAAGGACACCCACGTTTCTCTAACTACCCCACTGACTTAACAGCCATCCGTATGGAGATTTCAGAGTCAGCCCCAGAGTTTCAAAGGTTAGAGGGTGCTTGGGTTTAGCCTACCAGATTTAGAAAAATGAACTCCGTTTCTACAGAGGAGCCTGTTCCTGTTCTAAAATCCTAGAATCACTGCATCTCAGTCTGTAGCCGTCCCGCCAGCCAAGCCAACCTGAAATGGTAGTTATCCATTCTTTGAGCAAAGTCTTCACATCACTGAATTCAACAGCTCCCGCTAGGTTAGGTGCCGGGGGTCTTCCGCAGCCAGCAGGCTCAGGCTGCGAGGTGGAAAGGCCTGGCACACCTGAAGTGGAAGCAGAGAGTTCTCcctgttaaagaaaacaaacgaTAAAAAGTGCTATATTTACATTAACAGCGAGTACGTTAACATCTGATCGAAGGAAAggtcaaagttttaaaaagtatgagaACTATTACCAGAGGTTTCTCAGAAGCAGGACCTTCATGTTTTAGAAACCCATCGATTAACTTCTGGGGACTCCCACAGGCCCCCGGCAGAGTTTTCACAGGACTGGTAAGCAACTTGTTTTTCAAAGGACTCTGAATCTTTTTGGGGGAActgatgggattttttttgtttcgtttcttttctttcaccgTTGCTGGTTTGAGCTGACGTAACAGATTCTTTGGCACTAAAAGAATATGAACATGAGATCCTCAACAAAGTATGTATGGACAGTACGTCAAGTTCTTGTTCCTCCTCCTCAGATACAACCCAATCTGTGCGTGCACACATCCCGACACAGGCCCCCGAGCCAGACTGTGCGTGGGAAAGGCACGAGGTGCGAGCACAGGCTGTGGGACGCCCACTCCCTGTGCTTAGTCACTGAAGTGGGTTCTGTATGGACAGGCCCATAAGGACTAATTGAAAATTCAACGGGTGAGGTACGCACGCAGTACTGTAATGTGCATTCAGAGACCTtcagatttttagttttaaacCTAATGATGTATCCATCTCGAGTACTCAAAAGATTTCTGGTAATTAGACTTTTTTCTGAAATGAAGGTGTTAAGAAGCTACAGATACAGGTCCAGTTAGGACTGTGACAACACTTACCTGCATCATATTCCACTCCGACACCAAGAGCTCTCAGCGTGACTAGCAGCTCAGACGCTGGCTGCTAAGCTCACCTGACGTGCTCACCCCACAAGAACTCCTTTCTCGTCTTCGATTGTGTTACAGGTCTCTTCCCTGGCTTACCTGACGCAGCGGCCAGCTGCTGGTGAGCGGCGTTCTCTCCCTGCCTTTGTCTTTGATCAtacgctgccttcagctccttcTGAAGCTCGGCAGGAAGGGCAGCAAACACCTCAGGGTCCACCTAATGGAAACAAAAAGGTTCAAAGCCAAACCTGAGCTGATGTTCTTTAACAAAacagattttgttttcaaatcatGCTTTTCTGATCTGTATGAATTCTTAATAGGTCCTCAATATTAAAGCTCATTGTATCACAAGGTTTTAGGGTTAGAATAAGAAAATTTGGGGCTAAGAATGGACTTAAAACCACTGCATAACTATCAGGGCAAGCAGCACTACCAGAAAATGAGGGCGGGGGGGACAACAAGAAAGCAGGCTCATTTGcaaagtttttgtttcttaaacaccAAGCTTAGATTGTATTACTGTCTCTGGTCTGTGATTCTCTATCTCCACCCAGTTATTTGAAGTGTGGCCCAAGGGTCATCCCTgcccaagaaaatagaaacaatttgtTCCTGTTCTACTTCTGGGTGGAGATTTCAAGCACCCACATAACCtatcttccctcttctctgccagTCTGTCTCCTTTAGAGGATGCAGAAATGAGCCAATCCCTCTGCTCCCAGTGGATATGGATACTGAAAGTTTAGGGtccaagagaaaagaggaaatgagataTGCCCTGAGCTGGGGCAGGACGGGTGAGCATATGTAGGGTAGAAAGTCACTAATAACTTACCTGTGAAAATGCTGGAAGGGCTATGACATTAATTCCCGCGTCACTGTTAGATTCTTGAGGTTCTGGTATTTGTAGCAAAACCGTCCCAACTGGTTGTGGCAAAATTCCTGTATTACAGCCATTTACTGGCTCTTTCCTTTTGTCGCCATGCAGCTCTCCTTGCTGACCAGCACAAGCCTGCTCTATTTGTTCCCGGAGATCGGATGGAAGTGCTTCTAAAACAGACTGATCGAGCTATAAAATACCACAAAAGTCTGAAGTTAAAACGTGCTCAGAGAGGAGGTTAGGAGAGTTAGTGTTCTCATGTTCACTTCAATTTGAACATCCTGGACAACAAACAAAGGGTGCAGAGAAGCAGGCTAGAAAAGCTAACCCTCCGAAGCAGCACATTTTCGGAAGGTTTTTCGCCTTTCACCATTGAAGCCTGGCTAGTACTATGTGGAGTCTGGAGAGACACGTGCACACTGTATACCCACTACACCAGCAGCACCGCCGGATCAGGCAGGTCCAAACAGTCCCTGGATCTCCGGCAACCACGGCAGAGACACTTCTCTCAGAACCACCCGGGGGCAGGGGCCAATGCCTGTGGGATATGTCAGATTTCTGGAATGCAATAACGGGAGTTCTGTTTACCTTTCACACAGTAGACTATCTGCCCCCAAGTACAAATAATTCTGGTTCTgacaacattaagaaaaaagggaTTCTAGAAACTAACTTTTCTCTAGCCTACACACCAGATTCCTCTGCACATCTGTGCCCTTCCATTAGCAGCATGGAATCCCATAAGCTGCACAGGCCAGTGTTGTACTATGCCAGGAACAACTATTTCTGGATAACTCACTAGCATCTGGGACCCAATGCAAGTGTATCACAACCATCCCTTTCCCAGCTTTAAAGCCGGTGTGTAGGTTTCCTTCAGCCTCCCACTATTTAGTAGAGCAGAAAAATGGACTTTCCCAATATAGCTTATAGTGCTATCTCAACCTTACAAGGAGCAAAAATTCCAACCGTATTCCACATTTACCGCGCACATCAACGGAATTACTGGCTTATGTTAGGAAAATCATTCACTCTACAGAAAGAACGGTTTCCAAATGCTACAAGAAAAACCTTGGATATAGGCCCCTATTGATGAGCACCAAAGCTGTACTGCTGAACAGTTAAACCTGTATCATGACCACTGCTACAGAGAGAAAGTGGCTAGTGATGGCAGTCGGCAGAACTGGCTTCCGTCCACGTTCTACAACTTGCAAGAGTCGCAGATCTTTCCAAAAGCAGCACCTTTTTCCTAATGTGATCTTTCTCATTTGGAATTCAGTCAACGCGTGATGTGCCCCTGATCTACCTGACAAGTAGCCCTCTCCCCTTCTTGGCTATGCTGACAACTAAAAACGTCATTCCTACTTTGAAACTGCTTTTGCCCTTACATAATACTTAGAACTATAAAATATACCTGGGAAGGTGATGGAACTTCTATACTCAAGTTAAGTCTTGATTTTAAACTGATGGGAGAATGTAGACCATTCCATTTCCCTGAAGACTCAGCTTTGCTAGTAACAGGATTGACACTTGATGTCAGGTGTGTAGAAAAAGATGGCATGAAAGTGCAATTTCTAGAGGCAGAGGATATTTCCAGATCCATAGCAGCCACAAATACTGAAAgtatagaaaatacataaaacagcttCTTCATGTCCTTAGGGATGGGATAATATGGATTACTTTAATCCACTGTAGGTAAAAACAAACTTATACTACTGACTCCTTATAATCCAGAAtgtcaatgtgtttcttaaaaagtAGATCCATGCCAGACAATTGTTAGATTAACTTATTAGCCTTCCTAAGGGTAAAAGCACCACCAAAACAAGAACCACAGTTATGACCACTGACCTTCCTTATGCTCCTCTTCTGTGGATTTCTTAGCTTTCTGAACTTGGAAGAGATCCAGGACAGAGTGTGACCCACCAGGAAAGTGGCTTGACTGAACTGACGGGCGACTGGGGCATGCGGAAGGGTTTGGATTGGTCGGGACCAACTGATTGACTTGAATCCCAACCTAGAACCAGAAGTGGAAATGTGTTTCCAGGAAAACTGAAGCAAGAATATGAATTAACTATGCAAACTTCTcagctgtttctttttaaaaagatcttctAGGTCTTATTTCTAGAATAAAAGATTAAAGTATTCCAACAGTATTCTATTATGACTTATTACAAAAACTACTGACTAGCTAGCAAGCAGTTATTCACCTCAATCTTGGGAGTATCCAATTCTATCCAAATATATTGCAATCtcttcaaaatcagaaaaatccaaaaaagTATACTACTTTTATATCCCACTAAAGTTCTAATCAACcaaatttttaacattaaaaaaaaaaactccaaagagAGCATTCTACTTACAGCTTtacttcatttatcatttttgtttaaaatgaagtACTTCTCAAATATATGGGTGTGGGGGGCATGGGCAGTGCCCGGGGGTACACCGCACCCTGAGGCGTCTAGATAACAACACCCCACATCACCATAAAGTCTTACTATAACAATATTTCAGAGAGAAGTTTTAATCATATCTGGTTTAGTAATTCTTTAATCCTTCCAAAAATGCCACACCAAACCAATAAATGCCTTTTACTCacgtatgtgtacacacacaatggaacCTGCAATGGTTCATccttaagaaaattaagatttttacattttttataccATCTCACCTACATGTCCCAAAAGCATGTTTGTGTGTCTCTGGTAAATGCTCCCTTCTAGAGCATCAAGAGACATCAGAATGAATTTGGTTAAAAAGGACCTTAAAGGTACAAGAATTATTTGCAGTTCTATACTCCTCACAATCCCATCTACTTCCAGGGGATTGAGAATGGGAAGCAAGATAATGTAGGTAAAATACGCCCTTGGTTAACTAAAAGATACTCTAAAAATTTAAGATAACAAAATCATTCTACACAGAAAACTAAGAGCTTTCAGAACAAATATGACTCTATGCTGAAAAATAACAAGATCAGATCAGTTAAGAAAGTCAACAATTTTTCAGTTTCTATTCTGGTATTATctcaaataagatgaaaatacGCACATAAACCCACTACTCCCTCATGACCATTCTTAGATCAagctttaaatgagaaaaacattgcagaaaggcagaattttaaaatgttacttaccCCTCTCATATCTGATATATTTAGTTTCATTGTATGAAACATGTTTAGTGTAGCTTTTCCAATTATCTTTGCGCTATCTGTTGCCTGGTCAAGAGTTACAGTCCTGTAAGTGAtagaattaacttttttaaaggaacaaaagcTACACCCCACATATATATTCACTAGTACCTCACAGGTATTGAACTATTTGAAAAGGCATAGGAAACTTGTCAAGAAAGTtacaaaaaagtttaaataattaaatactaaatataatcactgaaaaatgaatgagaatgtCTTCCTTCAAGGAAACCAGTAATAACAAATGAATTACATTGAAAGCAAGGAGTAAAAGAAAAACCATACAGAACGCTCGGACTTTGAAATATAGACTAAAGAAGACCTGGCCAACTGAAAATAAGTtggaaaaaattctttaaaaagatgtattttagttaacatgtatatatacaaataacatGCATATTATGTTGCAACTAAAGCATGAATGTAAATGTTTGAGATtctaacagaaattttaaattttacagtaaaaaattaaaaatttacattcCAAGATTATCCATGTTGAGGTATGAAAAGAAGATGAATAcccatgttttatttcttgacttttgttATGTTTGAAGTAAAGCCACTGAATAATTTCAACATGTGAGTATGTGCATGACAATTCTCAGAAGCTCTAGAAATCAACAAACGTGTGGGCAGCTATGACAAAGGAAATACAGAGGTACCCTGTCTAAAACCCAGTGGGACTGGAATACACAATTCTTAGATCTTTAAGAATTCttgaagggagagggaagactgCCAACATTAGTAGGtgctaaaaacttttttttttttaatttatttatttgacagagatcacaagtaggcagagaggcaggcagagagagagggggaagcaggctccccactaagcagagagcccgatgcggggctcgatcccaggaccctgagatcatgacctgagccgaaggcagaggcttaacccactgagccacccaggtgcccctaaaaactattttattatattttaactttCTCAGTAGGTACATTATGTACATCCATGAAAGTTACCcatatttttaaggaaaccaTTTGCAAAAAATTTCCATTGATTTCTTGCCTCAAGTTTATTTCATACAAATAAATCCAGAAGAACTTAAGAACAAGATTTTTAGTGGACCATGGTGGTTTAAATGTGTTTATCTTCTTATCTTTCCAGAATACTATTAAACTGTCTTGGAAACAATTTTTAAGTATTGGGTCCAtcgttatttattttttggttaatCGTGATCTAGAA
The window above is part of the Lutra lutra chromosome 9, mLutLut1.2, whole genome shotgun sequence genome. Proteins encoded here:
- the REV1 gene encoding DNA repair protein REV1 isoform X7; this encodes MFFGQAKQLCPSLQAVPYDFHAYKEVARTMYETLASYTHNIEAVSCDEALVDITEILAETRLTPDEFANAVRMEIKDQTKCAASVGIGSNILLARMATRKAKPDGQYHLKPEEVDDFIRGQLVSNLPGVGRSMESKLTSLGIKTCGDLQYMTMAKLQKEFGPKTGQMLYRFCRGLDDRPVRTEKERKSISAEINYGIRFTQPKEAEAFLLNLSEEIQRRLEAAGMKGKRLTLKVMVRKPGAPVETAKFGGHGICDHIARTVTLDQATDSAKIIGKATLNMFHTMKLNISDMRGVGIQVNQLVPTNPNPSACPSRPSVQSSHFPGGSHSVLDLFQVQKAKKSTEEEHKEVFVAAMDLEISSASRNCTFMPSFSTHLTSSVNPVTSKAESSGKWNGLHSPISLKSRLNLSIEVPSPSQLDQSVLEALPSDLREQIEQACAGQQGELHGDKRKEPVNGCNTGILPQPVGTVLLQIPEPQESNSDAGINVIALPAFSQVDPEVFAALPAELQKELKAAYDQRQRQGENAAHQQLAAASVPKNLLRQLKPATVKEKKRNKKNPISSPKKIQSPLKNKLLTSPVKTLPGACGSPQKLIDGFLKHEGPASEKPLGELSASTSGVPGLSTSQPEPAGCGRPPAPNLAGAVEFSDVKTLLKEWITTISDPMEEDILQVVKYCTDLIEEKDLEKLDLVIKYMKRLMQQSVESVWNMAFDFILDNVQVVLQQTYGSTLKVT